The following proteins are encoded in a genomic region of Musa acuminata AAA Group cultivar baxijiao chromosome BXJ2-11, Cavendish_Baxijiao_AAA, whole genome shotgun sequence:
- the LOC103971980 gene encoding cytochrome c oxidase subunit 5C, with amino-acid sequence MAAHKIAHATLKGPSVVKEICIGLTLGLFAGGLWKMHHWNEQRKTRAFYDMLEKGEISVVVAEE; translated from the coding sequence ATGGCTGCTCATAAAATTGCACACGCTACCTTGAAAGGTCCTAGTGTTGTCAAGGAGATCTGCATTGGCCTTACTTTGGGACTATTTGCTGGTGGGCTGTGGAAGATGCACCACTGGAATGAGCAGAGGAAAACAAGAGCTTTCTATGACATGCTGGAGAAGGGTGAGATCAGTGTTGTTGTTGCAGAAGAATAG